DNA sequence from the Raphanus sativus cultivar WK10039 unplaced genomic scaffold, ASM80110v3 Scaffold3719, whole genome shotgun sequence genome:
CTGTCAATACCGgtagaaagaaagagagagcaTAAGATAAACTCCAAGtaatgaaagagaaagagatcaTAGGACGACTATGTTTTAATACCTTTGCTTGATGCTACTATAGGCATCAACAAACTGGAATTCCCTTAAGCATTCTTCCCTAAGTTCCAGGAGATTTGCTAGCCCCAGCTTTCCATATGCAGCTGGCTCTTCCATCAATCTCCAGCCAGaggcaaaaaaatatatcaagattttctgttttatagATTTGTTGTATGATGAACCAGACCTTGCCAAATGAGCAGAAAAAGCACGAGAAAAAGCATCACCACGCCTTTTCGCATCTTCAGTTCCTCCTTCACTAGCCACAGCCTATAAGCCATGTCCATAGAATCAAAGTGAAGCATGTGTTAATAGCCATAAAGAAAATCTTTACCACCAAAAAAAGGTGGAACCAAATTCATGTGTGTTAACATTTAATAGTTACCGTATCAACGAGGTCTGGCAAATGCTCAGACAACACTTTGAGCCAGTACCTAATACACCGAAACAATAAGCaatctaaaaaaaacaattgtttccaataaataaaaacaaatattactCACTCTCTTTCGCCTTGGTCTGATAAGTCAATCGTGTTAGGCTCATACCTGTAGAGTAAAACGACCGAAAGTGAATCCTCAACAAGCGGCAAACCATCAGAGATACGTACTCAGGGACAAGTCCACTTACGTTTTGGGGTCAGCCAGCAAAGGGAACACCTCTAGCGTGGGAACAAGATGGAGAACGCCAACATTTAAAGCACTGGCGTCAGATCTTAGAGGACTACCTCTTGATGAAGGAACATCAAACCCTCCAAGACCAGTTGTTTTCGATGGAGTCATCGGTACAGGCGCAGTTATTTCAGTTCCTCTACGCACAAACTTCTCCATCCACGAAATCTGAAAAAGCAACCGGGAAAACCACCTTTAATACCCAAACCGGAGTGAATATACAGAACGCTTATAAACTAGTTGAAGTGGTGTCTCTTTAGAATAAGCCAAAGAAAAGTTGAAAAGGAGTAAGAGGACCTGATTCCAACTAGTATTCAGAAGTCAATGAACTAACCTCTGATGtatacataaaataaagaaagatacTCTCGTATTTTATATATGACCAGAAATCAATAGAGCAATCAATCTCCctaagtaataaaatataatatagacgAGAActtaatctttctttttattaatctttctgTCACATAAAAGTGATACTTTGTACAAATAAGAAAAAGTCAGCAGCATACTTCACAGGCAATATATCAATACAAGCATAACTACGAACTGAAAagagaacaaataaaaaagaatcataAATCCGAATTGTTCTGCAGATCATTGATTTGATAAGTAACTTATACGTAACatataactaataatatatattctctgCTCAGAACCAGACTCTTAAATATATTCTAGTGACAAACTAGTCAGCAGACACGCCATGGAAAAAGATCATTCGTCCgtgaaaaaatcaaacaattgtcaaaattaaaattctgTCCAGTTTCAAGAACATAATCATATTCTATAATGGTATTGCCTAAAGAATATACTATAATGGTACGCAACACGCACTAAACCCATCACAAGGTATAAACGGTTACGGTATCATGGGAATATTTTTAGCAAGTACCATATCCAATCATGGGAATCTATTGCTGTCAGTTTCAGAAGTACCTTCTCGTTCAGGTCACCGAGTGGTGGTCCATGGATATTTCCTCCAGTGTATGGTGCACCCATTGGGAACCTCTCCACCAACTGATGTGACATTAAATCATCCAATCCGTGCTTCTCATAGCTCATGAACGCGCCCATAGCACCAAGAAAGCCTTCATGCCTCAAGAACATAGCTTGCATCTCACCTTTCGACCTTAGGTGTGATcaaacacaaaaatattaaagagCTTAGGTTATTATAAAGTGGAGTAACGCATAGCACGTCTAGGTTCAAGTTTGTGAGTGAAGTTACCAGAAATGTACAGCAAACGAGATTGTGTCCATGGTATAAGCATGACCCCTTATGAAAAATCCTCCAAAAAATATTCTCTTCAACCCAAAGCGAAGGGCGTTCAAGTATGATATCTACATagcaaaatatacaaaatcataaacacAAATAATATTGTCCATACAGACACTGTGGGTACACGACCACATACCTGTCCAATGTTGTATGAGATCATCCGCAAAAGAGACAAGGAGATATCTTCAGGTCTGTAATCTTCCAGCTCCTTGTTTTCAGATATGGCCTTGCCAAAACTAGAAGCTATTGTTGAAGCAGAGAGGCCAATCTGTAATGTTGATTAATGAGAATCACTATTAAGCATTCTTGTTTATAACAGAAAAACAGATTAATACCTTGGAGTAATCCATGCCACCGTATATATCACCAACAAGCATGTCAATGGTACTATTGTCTCCCTTTTGGCTGAGTTCTAGCAGTTCATCGAAACTAAAACAGAAGAAAACATAGTTAAGCATAGGAAAGAAGAATataaagaagcattaaaaaaatcagattcattATGACCTCTTGCACTTGGTTAGAAGTTTTCCTAAGCCCCAATAGGTACCACCACCAACATTTGTCCCACTCACACGTTCAAACTTTCCTTCCCCATCAACCTGCACTTATTGAAAAGCCTTTTCGTGAAATCTCTATAGGTTCATGCAATTTTCTGATCTCGCAAAATCTATAGGCAAAAGGTAAACAAACACCTTGATTATGCTGACACCAGATCCAACGTTAACAAGAAGATAGGGGTACAAGTCATTGGGATCTATCTGTACAAATTCTTTCTCAGCCTCCATGTGCGTGAAGGCCTCGTGTCGAATAGCCTTCAGAAAAAAacgtgaaaaaaatataaaatccaaACGTATACTGGCAGACACACTCAGATTGCAAGTGCTAGTAAAAGACATACTACATGGTATGTTGAATATAAAGAAAGGTCTTTACTTACCTTGAGCAAAAAATTTGCACCAGAAACAAGGCAATgcatttcatcttctttttcaatACTAACGCCCAGCCGTTCCTTGAACAAGTCTGCAAATTTATAGGCCCCACCACCTGTAACCTGTAAGATACATATGTACTCATCTGTTTAAAACAAAGCAATCATCAACTAATCTCAAAGCCAAATCTACAAAATCACATTacatgaatattaaaaaaaaaaacaatgattatGAGCGTTTATAATGTTTTCTGGTGCCTCAGAAGACAAAAGGAGGTAACTATATCAGGAAAGAGCCTCTCATAATGtgataaaagatttaaaaaaaagaaacaagtaaGACATCAACATGTCATTACCTTAATAACACCAGTCCCCAAAGGAAGGGTCTTCGAACTCCAAGGATAAGGATCTATTCAAAGCATAATCATTATGGTAACACATCATTATAGCGTTTTTCAGTGCATAAAGTTGGCTGGGACGAGAAGAGATAATAGGCAAATATATACCTCGGCGATGAAGCTGCTTAGAATGGATAAAATCCAAGCACTCATTTATTTTGTGCGTCTCAAACTTGACGAAGTGAAGTCTACCACCAAGAACAGGATAGCTTCTGAGGTTGCCACTGGTTATTATACCCAACCTCTCCTTGATGGTCCTCTTCCGCTTATCATCATCGTTTGAGTAGTCCTCCTCGTGCCGACGTGAGAAATACAGCAACTTTATCAGAGATCCTGTGTCCCAGATAAAACTCAAATGGTTTTACATATTTCAAACACAGCCAATGAAAGAAGGCACATAAACACAAGTGTAGTAGAATCATACCACCAATATCAAGTGCCAAATGAGAGATATCATCAGACTGATTAGGCAATAGAATGGTGGGATCTCTCTCCTCGAAATTGCCCTGAATTTCAGCTTTGCTCAGATCAAGCTGTGGCCTAGAGCCGGATCTGTGAATAGAAGGCCCAGGAGCAGAAGGAGCCATATCTCTCTCACCACTACCACCACCAGAAACACAGGCCAGAGATCTTGCTTCAGCTTCTCTTTTACCGTCAAGAATTGGATCATGCTGCTCATCATCATCTCCTGGACccgccatatatatatatatatatatatccttttttatataaaaaaaaaattaagacacACCCAGAAAAGTCGGATCACCAACAACTGCCTAACATTACAAAAGCCCTAACTACAAAGAGTATTAAGATATTATCTTCAATTAGAGCCAAACCAGAACACAGCTCGTGAGTTTAGTCAGCAAAAACCAAAAAGCATTAAGACACGAAGTGCGAAGACTTTGAAAGTACCTACCCTCAACAAAATCTTGACTACATTATTGTATCACATTTATCTTATATCTAAATttaattcattatttatttatttaaataaaatttaacttagTAATTTTACCAcctaatcatttttatttaattaatcataaattGTAAGAGGACGATTGTTAAAAACCATAGATTAGGCATTAGGGGTTTGGTATTATTGAGAGACCAAACTCAAACTTCATAATCATATGTGGTTTCATTGGGTAAGAAGAGGATAAGATGTGGATGAAAGCCTACTAATATGAGAAAGTTCGTTTTATGTTAGTTATGCTACTCCGTCTTCGATGCTAAATTGCTAATGAATCCTATAATACTATTGGGCTTATTTGTATTAAAGGCCTTACGTGAcccaaataatatattcttGTTTTTTCGTTCTAGTGAAATGATAAGGACAGACTCACTTTAATCCTTGGCCATTTATATCCACGCGACATATTGAAAAAAACCATGCCAGGTCATGAAGAAACCTTATTTTACGAAAATAGATCCCGTGGCGGCGAATTTAACACGTGGACATGCCGACATAAAACTTGTGAATAAGGGCAAAAGAGACTTTTGGCTTTAACGAAGATCACAACTCGCCAGCCAACGCGAGCctctatttctatttttaaatccttaaaacaaaaatttaattattttagttttatccAAAGTCAGGTCCCTTTCAATGATCCATTGCCTTCTCCACTGCAATCCCTTCCTTACCTTATTGCTCCAACTTGCCAGCTTTACATTTTGTTCTCCCTCTTCCTTcttagattcttcttcttcgttcgATCTGGGTTTGCTCTCGTAAGCCCTCTTCAAAGACCATTTCTTAATTATACACGACTGAAACAGAGATTTAGGGTTTGCTTGTTCTTCTGTGTAGGAAGGGGCTCGAATGATGATGGTTTAATGAGTAAGCTCTCTTGATGGGTTTCTCTCAGGCTATTCGCCTGAACCTTTCTTCctactcttctctctctccctacCAGGTTTTCCTCCTTCTCACTTACCTTTCCTCTATTACAACACTTTTTGATTCTCATTACATTCTCAAACAGttaattacttcttttttttttaaagctcaGAACTTTCATGATGTTTTTTTGCTGTCTTATTATTATTTGGGTTTGTTCTCTTTATTATTCTTTGCTTTCCTCAGAATGATGCTTTGTGTCTGCCCCAAAACCATCAAAGTTTTGCTCTTTTTTACTTTTCCTTAATAGAAAATGAAGACtttgagttttattttgatttgttgtGTTTGTTATTTACTTGATTGCAGACAAGTGTAAATCAGAAGCAGAAGACTCTAGTTGCGTTTAAGGGAAAGAGACGTTCTTTACTCACCGTTAAATCAGTCCTGAACAATACAAGACCAAGCTTCAACGACAATGGAACAGCCGAGCCTTCCAAGGTTCTTTTGGATAAACTATTCGCTCGGACACAGGAACTGGAGGGCCAAACGAATCAGAACTCGGtgtatcctcctcctcctgatgAGGCTCTGTCCTACTCAAGCAGCCTCGAGTCTGAACTCCAGGCTGCTTTAATGGCCTTGTTGAAAAGGGAAGAGGACTTGCACGATGCAGAGAGGAAGGTTCTCTCcgagaagaagaaactaaacCGGGCGAAGGAAGG
Encoded proteins:
- the LOC130506846 gene encoding pantothenate kinase 2-like; this encodes MAGPGDDDEQHDPILDGKREAEARSLACVSGGGSGERDMAPSAPGPSIHRSGSRPQLDLSKAEIQGNFEERDPTILLPNQSDDISHLALDIGGSLIKLLYFSRRHEEDYSNDDDKRKRTIKERLGIITSGNLRSYPVLGGRLHFVKFETHKINECLDFIHSKQLHRRDPYPWSSKTLPLGTGVIKVTGGGAYKFADLFKERLGVSIEKEDEMHCLVSGANFLLKAIRHEAFTHMEAEKEFVQIDPNDLYPYLLVNVGSGVSIIKVDGEGKFERVSGTNVGGGTYWGLGKLLTKCKSFDELLELSQKGDNSTIDMLVGDIYGGMDYSKIGLSASTIASSFGKAISENKELEDYRPEDISLSLLRMISYNIGQISYLNALRFGLKRIFFGGFFIRGHAYTMDTISFAVHFWSKGEMQAMFLRHEGFLGAMGAFMSYEKHGLDDLMSHQLVERFPMGAPYTGGNIHGPPLGDLNEKISWMEKFVRRGTEITAPVPMTPSKTTGLGGFDVPSSRGSPLRSDASALNVGVLHLVPTLEVFPLLADPKTYEPNTIDLSDQGEREYWLKVLSEHLPDLVDTAVASEGGTEDAKRRGDAFSRAFSAHLARLMEEPAAYGKLGLANLLELREECLREFQFVDAYSSIKQRY